Proteins co-encoded in one Brassica oleracea var. oleracea cultivar TO1000 chromosome C4, BOL, whole genome shotgun sequence genomic window:
- the LOC106339885 gene encoding taxadien-5-alpha-ol O-acetyltransferase has product MGSLVHVKEATVINPSDQTPSTVLSLSALDSQLFLRFTIEYLLVYSPVSDPVSLSGRLKSALSRALVPYFPFSGRVRDGGGSLEVNCRGQGALFLEAVTDHLTCLDFQKPPRHVTSWRKLLSLNVIDVLAGAPPLVVQLTWLRDGAAALAVGVNHCVSDGIGSAEFLTLFAELSRDSLSHTELKRKHLWDRHLLNPSPVRGSLNHPEFNRVPDLCGFVNRFNAERLVPTSVVFERQRLTELKKLASRLSESNSNKHTSFEVLSAHVWRSWARSLNLPSSQTLKLLFSINVRDRVKPSIPSGFYGNAFVVGCAQTTVKDLTENGLSHAAMLVKQAKERVGDGYVRSVVEAVSKAKACPDSVGVLILSQWSRLGLERVDFGFGKPVHVGSVCCDRYCLLLPVPEQSDAVKVMVAVPSSAVDSYENLLTCPNA; this is encoded by the coding sequence ATGGGATCATTGGTTCATGTGAAAGAAGCCACAGTCATTAATCCGTCCGACCAAACACCTTCTACTGTTCTGTCTCTCTCCGCCTTAGATTCTCAGCTTTTCCTCCGCTTCACCATCGAGTACCTCCTCGTTTACTCACCCGTTTCCGACCCGGTTTCTCTCTCGGGTCGTCTCAAGTCAGCTCTCTCTCGCGCTCTGGTTCCTTACTTCCCTTTCTCCGGCCGCGTACGCGACGGCGGCGGAAGTCTCGAGGTTAACTGCCGTGGACAAGGTGCTCTCTTTCTCGAAGCTGTCACTGACCACCTCACGTGCCTTGACTTTCAGAAACCTCCCCGGCACGTGACTAGCTGGAGAAAGCTTCTCTCCCTCAACGTCATTGACGTTCTCGCCGGCGCTCCACCCCTCGTCGTCCAGCTCACTTGGCTCAGAGACGGCGCCGCAGCTCTAGCCGTCGGTGTAAATCACTGCGTCTCCGACGGGATCGGAAGCGCAGAGTTTCTCACCTTGTTCGCCGAGTTGTCCAGAGACTCGCTGAGTCATACCGAGTTGAAACGGAAACACTTGTGGGATCGCCATTTGCTTAACCCCTCTCCGGTTCGCGGCTCGTTAAACCACCCCGAGTTCAACCGAGTTCCCGATCTCTGCGGGTTCGTAAACCGGTTCAACGCCGAACGACTCGTTCCGACATCGGTAGTGTTCGAGAGACAGAGACTTACAGAGCTCAAGAAACTCGCGAGTCGACTCAGTGAGTCAAATTCTAATAAGCACACATCGTTCGAGGTGCTCTCCGCGCATGTGTGGCGGAGCTGGGCGCGATCACTGAACCTGCCGTCGAGCCAAACCCTCAAGCTTTTGTTCAGTATCAACGTCCGAGACCGAGTCAAACCGAGTATACCCAGTGGGTTTTACGGGAACGCCTTCGTCGTCGGGTGCGCGCAAACCACCGTGAAAGATTTGACGGAGAATGGGTTAAGCCACGCGGCGATGCTAGTGAAACAAGCGAAGGAGCGTGTCGGCGATGGTTACGTCAGATCAGTGGTGGAAGCCGTGAGCAAAGCCAAAGCTTGTCCTGACTCGGTCGGAGTTTTGATACTGTCGCAGTGGTCGCGTCTCGGTTTAGAACGGGTTGATTTCGGATTTGGTAAACCGGTTCACGTGGGATCGGTTTGCTGCGACCGTTACTGTTTGTTACTTCCGGTTCCTGAACAGAGTGACGCCGTTAAAGTAATGGTCGCCGTTCCGTCAAGCGCCGTTGACTCCTACGAGAATCTTTTGACGTGTCCGAACGCTTAA